The sequence below is a genomic window from Lolium perenne isolate Kyuss_39 chromosome 4, Kyuss_2.0, whole genome shotgun sequence.
TTTATACCCTATCATGTATTTTTCGTAGAATTCGTTTTGATGTGATGCATGATATAGTATTTGGTAGAGATATGTGATTACTCATGGAAATATTTGTGGGCTAATCTGCTGGTGTCGGTATACGGTGATAGATCCTCCGTGCATTAGCTGAATATTGAGAGGAAGTGGTCAATAGGAGAAATACATGTTTTTTCGGAGAAAATTTGGTGCTACGAAGGTAAACATATTATACCGGTCACAGTTCAGGTATGTGACTCTCTGAGTTCGCCGCTGGGGACGGCCAAAGTGTCTATGATGGATCCGTAGGAGCGATTGACATCAGTATGTCCTGGTGGCGGGTTTTAGTGGGCTAAAAGGTTCTGCTTTTCTAATGCCTATGTGGTGCTAGTTGAGGTTGTCAACGTTGGGTACCCCTCTGCATCTCTGCAGAGCGTAAAAGTGTGGAATTTCACCTTTATAACTTCCTCGAAATAggttttcgccccgctatattaatatagcaaccaaccAACCGATACAAGATTGAGACCACCGCTGGGGCAAGCAGCACATCAAAGCccaagagaaaaaaaaagaagaaaaaagaaagcaATGTCGACCAAGTCGGATCGACGAAAACGCTAATGATCCGCCACCGTTGCGCCCTCCGGAGAATTCCCACCACAATCTTAGCCCTCTGAAGCGCCGCATACCTaagcaacaccttcaagaagggatgcgacgatgacgacgctgctGCCCGGACAAATCCTAGGGTTTCCCCGGTATGCGGGAGGGGTGTGGGGAGGGGGAACCCGGCGCCCTTCAAGAAGGGATGGCGGCGCCCGCAGGCGTCACCGCGTTGGTGTCCGACATCCGACAAGGATTTCTCCCAACCCCCAAAGAACCACGACCCCGGACGCTCCATCGCGCTCCGCCAACCTCACCACCCACCAGCTCGCGCCACCACGGTCTTGGAGTCACTACCACTGTCTCACCGTGGTCAAGCAACGACGACCGACAGAAATGAGAAGAGACAACCAGGGCCAGGAGGCAGCTGAACAGCGGCCACGCGGGAGGGCACAACCTCCACCGCCGCCTGCGGTAACCGATCAGACGCAGCTATAGGAGCAAACCAGGCCCCTACTGGCCCGGCCGAGCCCGGCGGGCTCGTGAAGCTCCCATGTCCACGCTGCAGTCAACGCGCCGCCGTCCAGAGCCCCCGCAGCAAGAGCCGCTCCGTCACTCGCCGGAGACACCACAGGGAAGCCCGTACCTAGCCCGCCCAGGCCTAGATGGGGCCCAAAGGGCCCAGATCCGGGCCGGGAGAGCGCCGCCGCCAGCTTCCTTGTCGCCGCGCCGCCAagcggccgcgccgccgccaccaggcCACCCATCACCGCACCGCCCGAGAGCCATGCCGCCGCCGGAACGAAGCCGACCTAGggagcaccgccgccgccgccgcccccgcctcGGGAGAAGGAGCGCGCCGGTAGAGAAGGGGCCGCCGCGCCGGCACcgcccgggctttgcccggcggctcccgccggcggcggcgacgggggaAGGGCGGAGGGGGAGGGTGGACGGGGGCTAGGGTTGGGGCGCCCTGGAGTCGCCCGCGGGGGGAGCGacccgaggacgaggaggaggagggtggACGGGGCTAGCGTAATCAAAACCTAGAATCTGAAATTCTGTACCACCTTTATAACTTTCGTGTTGGAAAGCTTAGATTTCCTAAAGTATGATCCATGTCCACATTCACAAAATGATTTACTGGTTCCAGGATGGTAATTCATACAGGAGCAGTGGATGCACCGGCAGTCATAGGTAGACAGACCTGGCTAATGAGGAGTTCGGGCACCGCGAGGTCCTGCCGCACGATGCGGGCCATGGCCACCGCGTCACCCTGGAACCAGTTGGCGATAGGGTCGTGAAGGGCATATTCAAAAGAAACAGTGATCATTTATTTCTCATATGTCCCTTTGCAAAAATTATTTGAAATATAATATATTTTGTATATAATATTTCCCCATCTACTAATATAACTAATATATTTGATAATTGGTTGAATGGGGCAGACAAAAAGAACAAAGCTCATGTGTATTGGCGTTTTAGCTATTTGATGGTCAGTATGGATAGTTTTTAACAAAAAGAAGGGAACTAAATTTTTTGTAGGTTATATATCTAGCTGTGAACTAGGTACGTCAGTGGACCTTCTTACTCCCAGAGAATCAGCGAAAAGCTATGGATACTGGATGCAACCGGCCGCTATCAGTTGCACATGACAACTTTTTTCTGGCGTCATATTGGTAGAATTAAGAATGGATAGCTTTATGTTGCTTTTCATTTTTCGATGGTTGATCCATGTTTCAACCTCTTCTACATATTGAGACTTGAGTACTTTACAATAAATAAATAGCTGTGTGCATTCattggatgcagaggctggggcgacGCTCGCATTTTGAAAAAAGACTACCCAGAAGAGGCTCTCATGACACGCGTGGTGGTCGCAACCCGTCACGAGACATAGCACCGTATCAGATTGCTATCGTCATCGTGGTCGTAGTGTTCTGGCAGCTATACCTTATGGATAGTAGAAACTCATGTACGGCCGGGAAGCAAATTACATAATTTTTCTCTGTTCCATATCTTTTTCCGCCTTAGTGACTTGAGAGTAATCTCGTAGATGCCGCTATCTATCATCACAAAAATAATATCACTGCCCTCAACCGATCCAATCAGTCTAAGTGTTTGCGTGGGAACTTGAATGGGGACAAGTTCGTCGAGACTGATCGCTCTACATCGAGTCCATGCCGTGACTCCATTGGAACCAATCTTTCTTGACCATAGGTAGAGAGAAAACCCGTCATCGTGTGCAAACCCCAAACTGCCATCCTCCATCGCCATGAGGATAGCGGGGCTGTGAACGTGAACCCCCGCCAGCAGCGCATCAAGCCGTGATATATAAGCAAGTAGAGTCCAACTCGTGCCTGAGAATTTCTACGTGATCATCATAAAACCAAAGCATGAGGTAGAGTAGGCCTTGAATGAGAACTGGAGGTGTCCGCTGAATGAATACAACCCGAGACTCAAGATCCAAGCGAGAGCATGGATCGCTCCACTCACCCACCTCCGGAAAGGACACGTACGCCTTTGCAAAACAAACACCATATATAACTCGTGTCAAGGCCGACCAAGACAACCCGGAAGGGGCCCTCATGGCACGCGCAGTAGTCGCAGCCCGTCACGCCACATAGCAACGCGGCCAAATGGCTATCGTCGCCCTAGTCTTCTGGGTTCTGCAGCCTGTTATGGGGTCCCAAACCACGAGCGCCATGGGTCCCACATTCGTGTACCCAAGGAGAACGCGGCCATGGCGGTAGTTCATTACATAGGGTCTCATGCCTTGGGGAATTTGCGCACCGAACTTGGAGGTTGAGACGAAGAATGGCTCCAAGTCGTTCAAGCATTGGCAGGTAGGCAAGGAGTAAGCGAAGCCCAACACTGGGGGAGCGATCATGGAAATCGTGGTACCGGCATTGAAACCTAGTGCCGGAGAGGAGGGAGAGCCAGGGCTTGTTGACTAGAGAAGCTCGCATGAGGCACGCTTccggcgggaggcggaggaaaatcTCCTCTAGAATGTCGTGTGGCAGCGCTGGTAACTGCGCCACGGGCAGCGACAGGGTGTGTGCTGGATCGGCCCCTGCTGTCGAGCTGCGACGACGAGCTCTGCCGCACGTACCGACCAATCTGCCTCTGTGCAAAGCTAGCACTACTGCATCTTGATCAACACTTCTGCCGAAGCGCTCCAGCTTAATTGATCTGCTAGTAGTAGCCCACAACGCAGACAAACAGATTGGATTGCAACAGGTAGCAATCACGATGAAGCTTAGAGCacctccagccgtctccccgactAGGCCCCCGGTAGgcgtttttttcatccggacggcgttattcggcccagtcgcgcccccggttcctcgttttcctcCGGAATAGGCCCTTAATCCATCCGGAAAGCCCAGGCCATCCCCGCCCCCCCGGGGTGCGCTCGGGGACTCCAAACGAGAGAAAAGCGGGGACGGGCCCGCTCTGTCGGCGAGAGaacacacgaaccccaccactTTCTCGTCGTAAATCCCCCTCCCCTCTCGTTGCTCTGTCGCTGCCGGTACCACCCCTCGCCAATCCGCCGGCCGGTTGCCTGAACTCCGCCGTCCATCCACCCAgcagcctatattccgccgtccgtCGTGCCGTATGCCTATATTCTGCCGTCGGGCAACTCCCTCGCGTCGCGCCTCGTCGACACGCCcgacaggtgttcgtccatttgcttgGCCGGACAGCGAttccgacgacgaggaggagcagatgttcgccgagctttttgaagaagagatggcagccgccgcccaagaGGAGGAGCACATGTTGATCCTAGCTTGCCTGTCCGGCTTGTACGCGAAGAAGGCCATTGGTCACCGTGGTGGGTTGGCACCAGGtcaccggaagtgcaagccgaggcagcgaatggagggctactgcatgctctacgccgactacttcgccgacagtccattgcacggtgaggctgtttttaggcgtcgtttcaggatgagctggAAGCTCTTCCTGAGAATTGTGTATACCCTTCGAGAGTACGACTCCTATTTCAGATGcaaggagtccaccgcccttgattgtttctacatgTTCTGCAGGACGGTGATAGCAGTGTTCGGAGAcatctacttgagatcacccactgtcgaagacactgctCAGATCCTCGCTTTCAATGAAGCTCGAGGATTTCCGTAGATGCTTGGAAGTATTGACTACATGCATTGGAAATGAAAGAAATGTTTGTTTGCCTGGCAGGGAatatacaagggtcacaaaaaaggctgcactatgatacttgaggcagtggctacccatgatctctggatttggcactccttctttggtatgccgagatccaacaacgacatcaacgtcttgcagtgctcgctgatcttctccaagcttgttgagggtcacgcTCTCCCGGTTGGCTTTGTGATCAATGGACGACACTACAACAAGGGATActatcttgcagacggtatctatccaaagtgggcaacaattgtgaagactatctcaagcCCCGTCCTCCCGAAGGAGGTGGAGTTTGTCAAGGAACAAGAAGGTTGCCGAAAGGACGTCGAgcatgcatttggtgtcctccagcagagatttgctgtagtccggttccccgctttgacttggtccaaaaatcagatgtgggaggtgatgaactggtgtgtgtgcttacacaacatgattatcgaAAATGAGCGAAAGTATCCGGTTCCTCTGAGCGAACAAGCTGCACCATATgatagagagggtcctcttgcacagccaaaTCACCAGGTGTCGGCATCGTGGGCTGCGTTCATCACTATGCGTCcggagattcgagactccacaatgcatcaacagctgcaggctggtggagcacatatggaggcttcgacgcaacaccaactagtttccagtagatttgtttgaaaacttatcaaattatttgcttgttttgttgaactgtaacatttatttgtaaaaataagccaaatattggtaaaatttgtcaaattcgcCGAACTGTGAATTTATttgtgaaactaagacaaaactgcCAATCTCCGGACGTCTACCTAGGGAGACGGCTAGAATTTCGACGTTCCCCACGCCAAAGTTTCATCCAATCTGGCTCTATTTAGCGCCGTATTTGGTCGTGGGGAGCGCCATCAGCTGGAGGTGCTCTTACAAGGATACGTATACGTATGTGGGTATATATACCTACCCGGCAAGCGATGCAGCTCCAATACGACTCGGTGATGAACTCTATAGTCCTACTCGTACTCGGAATCCTCTGGACCGGCAACATCCACGTGCAAACCACCGCTGGTAAAGAGGTGACATCATACATAGTCTACTACATTATTAATTGAGGCAATCTCCAATATATTTCGCCATTAATCTCCATATATATGCaagtttatttttttggattttcgacTGGAGATCCGCTTACTCGGTTCAAAGTGGGAGGCCGCGGGTCCCCGTTTTGTCCACCTCATGTGCTCATTTTTTCTTCATCTTTCGAGCACCTGTTTATCTTCCATTTTCTGATTCTAACACATCACCATATTATTGTAACATATGTATTCAAACATaaatattgaaatatatatgtATAAATTCTAAAAGAAGTCATCGATTGGAACCGAACATTGGATTTTCTTGTTGGTGCAAATCTCAACGGACCTCTCGTTCCTCATATATTTTGGTGTCATTTTAGCTAAAGCTCAGTGGAACCTAGCACCCGATAATATTATGCTGAATTCCTTAGACTGTCAACATCTTAGATTGTAGTGGTACTAGGAAGACAACACTAGACAGGTGGACCGCCCATGGAGGTAGAGCAAGATAAACCACGGAAACATGAGAGGTGCTAGTGGCCGTGGAGAAAACCAGAGGAAGCCCTCCGAAGTGGCGCGCACGCGCGCGGGATCTCGCTCCACACAAACTCCCCACCATATCCCCGCCAGCTTCTCCTTCGCTGACTCGCCACCACTCGCCGACCACCACTGCAGCTCCACCGTTCCGGCGAAATGGCCTCCGAAGTGGCGCTCTCGCCGGCGTCCCGCCTGCCGTCCCTCTCATCCAGGcccgcctcctcctcccgcgcTCCACGGGGCGTTCGTGCCCCGCGGTTTCTGCCGGCGCTCACCATCTCCACGACGCACAACCGCCGTCGGCTCCTCGTACCGCGGCCGCGCGCCACTGACCAGCAAGGTCCTCACGCCGCCACCTGCTCGATCTAATTCTTCCCTGTTTCTTTCCGCTGATCCTTCCGAATCCGTCGCGCGCGCGCAGGCCAGGTCCAGCAGCAGCAGGATGGCGACGACGTGGTGGACGGCAACGTGCTCCAGTACTGCAGCATCgacaagaagcagaagaagaccATCGGCGAGATGGAGCAGGAGTTCCTCAGGGCCCTCCAGTCATTCTACTACGACCAGAAGGCCATCATGTCCAACGAGGAGTTCGACAACCTCAAGGAGGAGCTCATGTGGGAGGGGAGCAGCGTCGTCATGCTCAGTAACTAACTACGCGCGCGTGCACGCCAAATTAATCAAGCACTCCAGACCAAGCTAAATCGCCAAATGCAATTATTTGACTCCAAACTCTCCGGCCTTGTTTTCAGGCGCTGATGAGCAGAGGCTGCTGGAGGCTTCCATGGCTTACATCGCCGGCAACCCCATCATGTCCGATGCCGAGTTCGACGAGCTCAAGCTCAGACTAAAGGTACACCACCCAGGCCCTGTTTTCTTGTCACTGAATAAGACCGCGCCATGCTAAAGCTTTTCAGTTAAATGTTCAAACAGACTTTCAGACACTCTCCTCACGAGGATACTCTGATCCAATTAGTAATAATAGCTACATTTCTATTGGAGTTGTCCTGATTCAGTTTATGTTCTTGCTATCACCTTTTGGCAGCAAGACGGAAGCGACATCGTCACGGAGGGCCCCAGGTGCAGTCTACGGAGTCGAAAGGTTAGTACGGATGCAACAAAGTTACTCCATCGTTGTGTCCATTTCTGCAATATAAGTCATTTCAGTTTGTCCGGACTGCAGCCCGCTGACATATCCAATTTATGCTCATTTTCGTTTTCATCATGCTATATTTTCACTGTTAAGGTACTTTAACTAACTAGTCATTGACATATTCTACTGCTACTAGCAGTACAACAAAGATAAAGGCATACGCAATGCAGATAACCTATTTTGAAAAGTTAGTGAACAAAGCCTCCTTCCGTGTAAAACAGCAAAAACGGTGCTGCACCTTTTTCTTTTTAATTCTAAATTTGTGTTTGTTAAAAGTAAGGGCATCTTTGTGGCAGTACATTGACCATGTATGCAACATGGCGCAGGTTTACAGCGACCTTACTGTCGATTACTTGAAGATGTTCCTGCTAAATGCTCCAGCAACTGTTGTTGCTCTAGGACTGTGAGTTTATTTCTATCTTGGATAGTCCTAAGGGCAACTACTTCAATATTATTCATTTTTTATTAAACCTGGTAGCAATAAAAGTCTCATTTGTTAAGTCAATCATAATTTTTTTCCATGTCAGTCAACTCCTTTTATGGTATCTAACATTGCTTTTCTATGCCATTAAGGTTCTTTTTCATTGATGAGCTGACTGGTTTTGAGGTCAATATATTCCAGGTTAGTATATTTACTAATTCAAATACCCTATTCAATATCCAATACTACACCCATGTAGTCACCTACAACCAGAGATGGACATGCAGTCCGGATATCATATTTTAAATTAATCTACTGTTTCATTTTTTCTAATTGACTTTGCGGTTCTTCGTGAACCATGCAGTTTCCAGAGCCTTTCGGCTTCATTTTCACATGGTTTGCTGCTTTGCCACTGATACTGGTCACGGCACAAGTGGTAACAAAGGCTATCATAAATGATGTTTTAATCGTGAAGgtatttttagttttatttaccAAAATGTATATCTTCAGATCAAGAGTAAACTGATGAATTTTCTTGTCATCTAGGGACCGTGTCCGAATTGCGGTACTGAAAACCTTTCCTTCTTCGGGACGATACTGTCAATCGCTAGTGGCGGTGCAACAAACACTGTCAAGTGTGCAAAGTATGTCCCTTTTAATTATGACTTCTGATGTTGTCTAAATTCGAGCTCTGAACTACTGAACATACATATTTCTACCAAGTATTTATATTTATGAGTGTTTTTTCTGTCTCCAGTTGCAAAACTGTTATGGTATACGACTCGAAAACTCGGCTGATCACACTTCCAGACTCATGAGAATGATAACTGAAGGTATGTGTCGCCACAACATTCTGGATAGGCATTGCTGCAATCTGTTATGATGAAATATTCAGTAGAATGAACTTGTATTACTTTATATTTAATTTTGATGTAGACACTGACACTTTTTCATTGATAGGGTGGGACGAAGGAGATGCAGTCGTGCAGAGTTGGCCATTTCCGTTTGGTAAGTGAGCAAATGGGGTTGCAATGTCTGCGAGAAAACTGGCTGTTTCTGTGTAGTAATATCATTTATATGTAGATATATTTTTGGCCGCACCTGATTGGGACGGATGAAACTGCGGAGTGTATAGAAAACCTAGATGTACCCGGGCCTGTGACATTATAGTGAAGCTTATATATACTCCTTGTCAATTGTCATGCGCTAagataaagaaaaaaaaaaaggacCCAAGGTTTGCCACTGCATTCGTGACTGGCCCATAGACCAACATCATGTTCTGATATTTATCAAACTTCTTGGGCAGAAATATTTTGTGGACCAATGTGTAAGTACCAGCTTTTTGACCCATTACGCAAGTGGCACCGTGGCAGATTTGTTTTTTGCTACTCTGGCCCATTTTGCAAGTTATAGTTCTTTTTGTTACTGTTGCCATTATGCAAATGTTGCTTTTCATATGCATTTTTTTTTACAATTTTATGAAATATATAATCTACCAACAAACTAGATAGTCGCCCGTCACTGTGGAATAAGAAATGATTATATTTCACGAACACCATCACCGAATGTCAGTGTAGTTTCAAATTGTACTTGATGAATGTTGGTGTCTTCCTCTATTGCGTCTTTTATAACAGCCATTCTTTAACCCTCCAACCTACTTTCCTCGCCGTGCCACGCCAAGTATCAATTAAGTGGCTTGTCTTCTCCACCTCACAACCAAAGCTGCGCTAATGTGAATAATAAAGAGGAAGCATGTGCCTATGTGTAATTATGCTGCATCTACACTGTGTGTTAGCTGTCCCATTGTGCCCAAACGAACTACTCTTTTCTACTTCAGTGTAACAAACGAATATTCTCATCTTTATGGGATTTTTCTTTATGTTCATTTACATACAAATCTGAGTACACCGAAATACAAGTATAATTAttacaacacacgagtacagttacaTACAACACATGAGTACAGTTACATACAAATCAGACTACACCGAACTACGAGTGCATTTACTACAACATTCGACTACACTTACGTAAAAAGCAAGAGTACAGTTAGATACAGAGCACAGAAAGAGGGTGCGGTTGACGGCAACGCCCTTGGGTGCCgctctcctccttggaggcgtctccATTAAGCCCTCCTCCATTAGTATCTCGAGGCAGGAAGATAACCACGCTCTGCCGATCATGGGTGTGCTTTGCTTTCGCATGGGAGTTCTATTGGTTCGGGTCAGTTCTCGAGGCCGTGCCCATGTGACGGCGCTTCCATCGACGGATTCAAGCTCTGTGCTTAGATAGCTAGTGTTTTGTAGCTTATTTCTCTTCTTCTTTGTTGCTCCCTTTGATGTACTCTAAGCTGGTAACCCCATCATTTcgctatttttttcctttctgTTGTTGCTAC
It includes:
- the LOC127349386 gene encoding PGR5-like protein 1A, chloroplastic, with protein sequence MASEVALSPASRLPSLSSRPASSSRAPRGVRAPRFLPALTISTTHNRRRLLVPRPRATDQQGQVQQQQDGDDVVDGNVLQYCSIDKKQKKTIGEMEQEFLRALQSFYYDQKAIMSNEEFDNLKEELMWEGSSVVMLSADEQRLLEASMAYIAGNPIMSDAEFDELKLRLKQDGSDIVTEGPRCSLRSRKVYSDLTVDYLKMFLLNAPATVVALGLFFFIDELTGFEVNIFQFPEPFGFIFTWFAALPLILVTAQVVTKAIINDVLIVKGPCPNCGTENLSFFGTILSIASGGATNTVKCANCKTVMVYDSKTRLITLPDS